The genomic interval TAAAAATCCCGTAAGGCTTTTTCTATATGCCCCTACTGAAGATTTTACCCCTCCTTGTGGAGCATGTAGACAGGTTTTAGCAGAGTTTAATCCTGATATGGAGATAATTTTATTTAATAAAGAGGAAAATTTTACATCATATAAATTAAGTGAATTGCTGCCCCAATCTTTTAGTGGGGAGAATTTAAAGGGAAAACAATGATTATTCAATGTCCTGAGTGTTTGAAGAAGTATAAATTTGACGAATCAAAATTTGAGGGAAAACCTAAAAAAAAGGTTAAGTGCCCCCATTGCGGAACAATTTTTGAAATAACAAACCCTGTAACAAAAAAGCAGGTTGATGACTCAACAAAGGTGTCAACAAGCAACAAAAAACTGAAAGAGATTCAAAAGGCTTTAAAAAATAAATCTTTTAAAGAGAATAAGTACTCTCTCGCTGTGCTTGAAGGACCCCTTGCAGGGAAAATACTGCCTATAACAAAACCAGTTGTTTCAATAGGTAGAGCAAAGGCAGATATAAACATACCTGACCCGGAAATTTCACGAATTCACTGTGAAATTGTAATATTACCTGACAAAGTCTTACTCAGAGATTTAAATTCAACAAATGGAACATATTTTGATAATTTGAAGATAACAGAAGTAGAGATTGGGAATAGAGATGAGTTCACCATTGGAGACACCACCCTAATGTTAATAATCACCCCTAAAAATTCCCCTGAAGAAGTATGATAAAAACTGCAATTGTCTTTGGCGGAAAAAGCCCTGAACATCCAATATCAATTCTGTCTGCAAAGGCTGTTTACAAAAACATTGACAGAGAAAAGTTCGATGTATCCCTCATTGCCATTACAAAAAATGGAGATTTTTTCTCTGGAGAAGGTGCTTTTGAATTTTTAGAAAATGGAGACAAATCAAAGGTCAAACAGGTTGACTGTGGAATATTCAAATTATTTGATGTAATTTTCCCGGTTCTTCACGGGCCTTATGGAGAAGACGGAACAATCCAGGGGATGCTTGATTTTCTGGGAGTGCCCTATGTAGGTTGCGGAGTTGAAGCCTCGGCAATCGCCATGCACAAGGGAATTTCCAGAGACCTATTTAAAATAGCCCAAATACCTCAACCAGAATACATCTACTTGACAAAAAAAGAAAAGGAGCAAGGCTTAAAAGATGCACTTGAAAAATTAAATTTCCCATTATTCGTTAAGCCATGCAGAGGTGG from Thermotomaculum hydrothermale carries:
- the cdd gene encoding cytidine deaminase translates to MRKIEALQILKNIIKKAYCPYSNFPVAALVEDNNGEYATGINVENASFGLTVCAERIAMFNFVVNGFKNPVRLFLYAPTEDFTPPCGACRQVLAEFNPDMEIILFNKEENFTSYKLSELLPQSFSGENLKGKQ
- a CDS encoding FHA domain-containing protein, whose product is MIIQCPECLKKYKFDESKFEGKPKKKVKCPHCGTIFEITNPVTKKQVDDSTKVSTSNKKLKEIQKALKNKSFKENKYSLAVLEGPLAGKILPITKPVVSIGRAKADINIPDPEISRIHCEIVILPDKVLLRDLNSTNGTYFDNLKITEVEIGNRDEFTIGDTTLMLIITPKNSPEEV
- a CDS encoding D-alanine--D-alanine ligase family protein, which gives rise to MIKTAIVFGGKSPEHPISILSAKAVYKNIDREKFDVSLIAITKNGDFFSGEGAFEFLENGDKSKVKQVDCGIFKLFDVIFPVLHGPYGEDGTIQGMLDFLGVPYVGCGVEASAIAMHKGISRDLFKIAQIPQPEYIYLTKKEKEQGLKDALEKLNFPLFVKPCRGGSSIGITKVKHAEKFKDAVELAFQYDSEVIVEEGISVTKELEVAVLGNHNLIISPPGALIPGDEFYTYEDKYVETKTKFSIPAKIPKEVEIKIKSYAEKAFKVVKGKGMARIDFLYDENENKVFLNEINTIPGFTEISMYPKLMALCGFTFKKLTTKLIELALEND